Proteins from a single region of Geothrix sp. PMB-07:
- the tuf gene encoding elongation factor Tu gives MAKEKFDRSKTHVNIGTIGHVDHGKTTLTAAITFVLSKKFGGETKSYDQIDSAPEEKARGITINTAHVEYQTEKRHYAHVDCPGHADYVKNMITGAAQMDGAILVVAATDGPMPQTREHILLARQVGVPYIVVFMNKIDIADPELAELVEMEIRDLLSSYQYPGDEIPIIKGSARLALDHAETPDHADCACIHELMAAVDAYIPDPTRAIDKPFIMPVEDVFTITGRGTVVTGRIEQGIVKVGEEIEIIGLKDTVKKVVTGVEMFRKSLDQGQAGDNAGILLRGVERKDVERGQVLAKPGSITPHTKFNAQVYVLTKEEGGRHTPFFNKYRPQFYFRTTDVTGSIELEAGREMVMPGDNVTLTVELIQPIAMDKGLKFAIREGGRTVGAGNVGEILA, from the coding sequence GTGGCCAAAGAGAAATTCGACCGCTCGAAAACCCACGTCAACATCGGCACCATCGGCCACGTGGATCACGGCAAAACGACGCTGACCGCTGCCATCACCTTTGTGCTGTCCAAGAAGTTCGGTGGCGAGACCAAGTCCTACGATCAGATCGACTCCGCGCCCGAAGAGAAGGCCCGCGGGATCACGATTAACACCGCCCACGTCGAGTACCAGACCGAGAAGCGCCACTACGCGCACGTCGACTGCCCTGGCCACGCCGACTACGTGAAGAACATGATCACCGGCGCGGCCCAGATGGACGGCGCCATCCTGGTGGTGGCTGCCACGGACGGCCCCATGCCCCAGACCCGTGAGCACATCCTGCTCGCCCGTCAGGTCGGTGTGCCTTACATCGTGGTCTTCATGAACAAGATCGACATCGCCGACCCCGAGCTCGCCGAGCTGGTCGAGATGGAAATCCGCGATCTGCTCTCCTCCTACCAGTATCCCGGCGACGAGATCCCCATCATCAAGGGTTCCGCCCGTCTGGCCCTGGATCACGCCGAGACTCCGGATCACGCTGACTGCGCCTGCATCCATGAGCTCATGGCTGCCGTTGATGCCTACATCCCCGATCCCACCCGCGCCATCGACAAGCCCTTCATCATGCCTGTTGAGGACGTGTTCACCATCACCGGTCGCGGCACCGTGGTGACCGGCCGCATCGAGCAGGGCATCGTCAAGGTCGGCGAGGAAATCGAAATCATCGGCCTCAAGGACACCGTCAAGAAGGTCGTGACCGGCGTCGAGATGTTCCGCAAGTCCCTGGATCAGGGCCAGGCTGGTGACAACGCCGGCATCCTGCTCCGCGGCGTGGAGCGCAAGGACGTGGAGCGCGGTCAGGTGCTCGCCAAGCCCGGCAGCATCACCCCCCACACCAAGTTCAACGCCCAGGTGTACGTGCTGACGAAGGAAGAGGGCGGACGCCACACCCCCTTCTTCAACAAGTACCGCCCCCAGTTCTACTTCCGCACCACCGACGTGACCGGTTCCATCGAGCTCGAGGCTGGCCGCGAAATGGTGATGCCTGGCGACAACGTCACCCTGACGGTCGAGCTGATCCAGCC